Genomic DNA from Nitratidesulfovibrio vulgaris str. Hildenborough:
GCTGGTTGTCGACTGCGTCATCGGAGAGCACCAGACGGTCATCAAGAGTCTTGGCAAGGTCTACAAGGACATTCCGGGCATTTCCGGCGCGACCATTCAGGGGGACGGCAGCATGGCACTGATCATCGACGTGCCGGGACTCGTCCATACCGCAGCGCTTGAGGCCGCATGATGGGACAGGGGGTATCGGAAGGTATGATACAGGGGCCGCCGGAAAGGGGAGGGGGCGATGGCGCGCCTTTCAGACCGAAGAGCATGACGCCCAAGGTGTTCGAGCGTATGAGTCGCTACGTGTATGAACAGGTCGGCATCAAGCTCACCCCTGCCAAGCGCATCATGCTCGAGGCGCGTTTGCAGAAGCGCCTTCGTACTCTCGGGTTCGATTCCTATGAGCAGTACGCCGAGTACCTCTTCACTGCGCGAGGGCAGCAGGAGGAGTTGCAGCAGTTCATCGATGTGGTGACCACGAACACCACCGAGTTCTTCCGCGAGGGCAGGCACTTCGAGTTGCTGGCGCAGAAGGTGCTGCCCCGCTGGCGTTCGCAGTTCGGTACCTCGCGTGCCATGCAGATATGGAGCGCGGGCTGCTCGTTCGGCATGGAACCCTATACACTGGCCATGGTGCTTGCTGACTTTGCCGAGCGCAATTCGGGGTTCGTCTTCTCTGTGCTTGCCACCGACATCTCCGCCCGGGCGCTGCAACATGCCCAGCGTGGCATCTATGACGAAGAGCGGGTGGAGAGTATCCCGGAATCGTTCCGCAAGCGTTTTCTGCTGCGCAGCCGAGAAAGGGCCAGAAAACTGGTACGCATCGCCCCGGAGATACGGCATCTGGTCACCTTCCAGCGGCTGAACTTCATGGAGGACTTCTCGTTCAGAACCCCCATGGACGTCATCTTCTGCCGCAACGTGATCATCTATTTCGACAAGCCGACGCAAGAGCGGTTGTTCTCGCGTTTCTGCGAAAGCCTGCGACCGGGGGGGTATCTTTTCATCGGTCATTCCGAGAGCCTGACGGGCATGTCACTGCCCCTCGAAGCCCAGGCTCCCACCGTATACAGGAAGGTGTAGCCGTGGCGCGCCCTTGCCGTGTCCTCATCGTCGACGATTCCGCCCTTGTCAGGCAGACTCTGGCCGACCTCCTTTCCGCAGACCCCGGCATCGAGGTGGTGGGCACCGCCTCCGACCCATTCGTGGCTGCCAAGCGCATGGAGGCGGTGGTGCCCGACGTCATCCTGCTCGATATCGAAATGCCACGGATGGACGGGCTTACATTCCTGCGAAAGATCATGACCCAGCATCCCCTACCGGTGGTCATCTGCTCTTCGGTGACGGAGCAGGGGGCCGAGGCCACGTTCAAGGCCATGGAATACGGCGCGGTGGAGGTCATCACCAAACCTCGCCTCGGCACCAAGAGGTTTCTGGAGGAGTCGAGCATCCGCATCTGTGATGCCGTGAAGGCCGCGGCGCGGGCACGCCTGCACAGGCTTGGGCACCGTACGCGCGATGTCGCCCCCAAACTGACGGCAGATGCCATGTTGCCGGGCCCCACCAACTTCACGCGGGTGCAGACCACTGAGAAGGTCGTGGTCGTAGGCGCTTCGACAGGTGGCACGGAGGCCCTTCAAGTGTTCCTTGAAGCCATGCCGCCGGATGCGCCTCCCATAGCCATCGT
This window encodes:
- a CDS encoding CheR family methyltransferase, which codes for MIQGPPERGGGDGAPFRPKSMTPKVFERMSRYVYEQVGIKLTPAKRIMLEARLQKRLRTLGFDSYEQYAEYLFTARGQQEELQQFIDVVTTNTTEFFREGRHFELLAQKVLPRWRSQFGTSRAMQIWSAGCSFGMEPYTLAMVLADFAERNSGFVFSVLATDISARALQHAQRGIYDEERVESIPESFRKRFLLRSRERARKLVRIAPEIRHLVTFQRLNFMEDFSFRTPMDVIFCRNVIIYFDKPTQERLFSRFCESLRPGGYLFIGHSESLTGMSLPLEAQAPTVYRKV
- a CDS encoding protein-glutamate methylesterase/protein-glutamine glutaminase, producing the protein MARPCRVLIVDDSALVRQTLADLLSADPGIEVVGTASDPFVAAKRMEAVVPDVILLDIEMPRMDGLTFLRKIMTQHPLPVVICSSVTEQGAEATFKAMEYGAVEVITKPRLGTKRFLEESSIRICDAVKAAARARLHRLGHRTRDVAPKLTADAMLPGPTNFTRVQTTEKVVVVGASTGGTEALQVFLEAMPPDAPPIAIVQHMPEHFTGAFSRRLDGICRIRVREAEDGDIMARGQALIAPGSSHMLLKRNGSRYTVEVKDGPLVRRHRPSVDVLFRSAARYAGANAVAAILTGMGDDGAAGMKELHDMGAHTIAQDEATCIVFGMPHEAIRLGGVDRVLPLDAIAPAVLKACAGS